A genomic stretch from Hydrogenimonas urashimensis includes:
- a CDS encoding phage terminase small subunit P27 family — protein sequence MSGRGGPRQGAGRPRKNDSKLKKIFNRSVGLAKLDKIGAAEEKRIVALLAEEGLLHRLDAALIRCYALAFQEWNAAEKALQEQGIIIENSSGNPVTSPWLRVRDGAHKRMIDAVRELGLSPKARSKLIPAEKIVEEDEMDSLIQQDV from the coding sequence GTGAGCGGACGTGGGGGACCCAGGCAGGGAGCTGGACGACCTCGAAAAAACGATAGCAAGCTCAAGAAAATCTTCAATAGAAGCGTCGGCCTTGCAAAGCTGGACAAAATCGGAGCGGCAGAAGAGAAGCGTATCGTCGCTTTGCTGGCTGAAGAAGGTTTGTTGCACCGACTCGATGCGGCCCTGATACGCTGCTATGCCTTGGCTTTCCAGGAATGGAATGCAGCCGAAAAGGCGTTGCAGGAGCAAGGCATCATCATCGAAAATTCAAGCGGCAATCCCGTCACCAGCCCCTGGTTAAGAGTACGAGACGGCGCACACAAACGGATGATCGATGCCGTGCGGGAACTTGGACTCTCCCCAAAGGCCCGCTCGAAGCTGATTCCTGCTGAAAAAATCGTCGAGGAAGATGAGATGGATAGCTTGATACAACAGGATGTGTAA
- a CDS encoding SOS response-associated peptidase: MCGRVDIHDLEPVKEDVKKYYEGNVEDYIVYNTLGYNIPPSTDLPVWHEHGGKGILESMHWGLIPHWAKERSTKYSMINARAEDVAKRPAYSSSFKRRRCLIPVNGFYEWQKVPGMKIKQPWYFTSKEKPYLLLAGLWDEWRDDQTKLRSCTILTTEPNEIMKPIHDRMPVILKFEDAGLWLDETLQDTSLLRHLLKPADEDLLSAWPVSPICNSPSVNEERCILPLKQ, from the coding sequence ATGTGTGGACGCGTCGATATTCATGACCTTGAACCGGTGAAAGAGGATGTCAAGAAATACTACGAAGGCAACGTCGAAGACTATATCGTTTACAACACGCTTGGATACAACATACCGCCTTCTACCGATTTACCGGTATGGCATGAACACGGTGGCAAGGGCATTCTCGAATCGATGCATTGGGGCCTTATTCCGCATTGGGCAAAAGAGAGAAGCACAAAATATTCTATGATCAATGCCAGGGCAGAAGACGTGGCGAAGCGGCCCGCTTACTCTTCGTCTTTCAAGCGACGGCGGTGCCTAATCCCCGTCAATGGCTTCTATGAGTGGCAAAAAGTACCCGGCATGAAAATAAAGCAGCCATGGTATTTCACATCGAAGGAAAAGCCATACTTGTTGCTTGCAGGCCTTTGGGACGAATGGCGTGACGACCAAACGAAACTGCGAAGCTGCACTATCCTCACCACTGAACCAAATGAAATCATGAAACCAATTCATGACCGTATGCCCGTGATATTAAAGTTTGAAGATGCCGGGTTGTGGCTTGACGAAACGTTGCAAGATACATCTTTATTGCGCCATCTTCTTAAACCTGCAGACGAGGATCTTTTATCTGCATGGCCTGTATCCCCGATTTGCAACTCTCCAAGCGTCAATGAAGAACGGTGTATTCTCCCTTTGAAACAATAG
- a CDS encoding helicase-related protein produces MNETKRGGIVLRPYQRDIIERAANASGNVLIEAPTGSGKSVMAKALARLEVERGGKVLIVAPKIMLLDQLAAMFADLGPEVIHGQKKHDIKAGVFVSTVQTAHRRKLGFTPSLILIDEVHHGFTGKMIKKLLEDFDGKLIGLSATPYDKEGKPLKGFDLHLNAYDTRYMIERGYLVPVYSYAPVKVNLEGIRTTAGDYNQSDLEERFNTIESIMQVVGATKAVIKERKQAIVFCITINHAEAMAAAYRDAGIEAHAMHSQLSKEERDRRMEAFRRGDIKLLTNPDMLTTGFDHPPTDTVVLARATKSQNLYRQMVGRVLRPCEGKSDAVLLDCAGVVNELGLPTDPIRPRRKRQIANGMKRRCEECGGDRVYRRVVKSRAYWQCPECGHYEAIEPKGYACEGCGRIWGNDGRYSAKDGKLLLLCDCGHESVVSEATSEEALRAIFDPAIVAAVQKRVVAGYALWLIEKKGAAFITTPEAARQIRTLNAYVKDHPDAVPRFEESIVRQPDGWRIFPREYEIGAKSVEKMRAAFYNANRFTEAARLLDELLQLEGKPPLKRWVIEKTLQQLESSPVEGIERMTVKRLKNLYSKRKDCNTIDTFIPFIEEERGVTALPKQTTSNIKGENHDPKILRHR; encoded by the coding sequence ATGAACGAGACAAAAAGAGGTGGCATCGTACTGAGGCCCTACCAGCGCGACATCATCGAGCGGGCGGCCAACGCGTCGGGTAACGTGCTAATCGAGGCCCCCACGGGCAGCGGCAAAAGCGTCATGGCCAAAGCGTTGGCACGGCTGGAGGTGGAGCGCGGGGGCAAAGTGTTGATCGTCGCGCCGAAGATCATGCTGCTTGACCAGTTGGCCGCCATGTTCGCCGACCTGGGTCCCGAAGTGATCCACGGCCAAAAAAAGCATGACATCAAGGCGGGGGTTTTCGTTTCGACGGTGCAGACGGCGCATCGACGGAAACTTGGATTTACGCCGTCCTTGATACTGATCGACGAGGTGCATCACGGCTTTACGGGAAAGATGATCAAAAAGCTGCTTGAAGACTTCGACGGCAAACTGATCGGATTGAGTGCCACGCCCTACGACAAAGAGGGCAAACCGCTCAAAGGCTTCGATCTGCACCTCAACGCCTACGATACCCGTTACATGATCGAGCGCGGTTACCTGGTGCCGGTTTACTCTTATGCGCCTGTCAAGGTCAATTTGGAAGGCATACGCACCACGGCGGGGGATTACAACCAAAGCGACCTTGAGGAGCGATTCAACACCATCGAGAGCATCATGCAGGTGGTGGGGGCGACGAAAGCGGTCATCAAGGAGCGAAAGCAGGCGATCGTCTTTTGCATCACGATCAACCACGCCGAAGCGATGGCTGCCGCGTATCGTGACGCGGGCATCGAGGCGCACGCCATGCACTCCCAGCTATCCAAAGAGGAGCGCGACCGCCGCATGGAGGCGTTCAGGCGGGGCGACATCAAGCTATTGACCAACCCCGACATGCTCACCACGGGATTCGACCACCCGCCCACCGATACCGTCGTTTTAGCCAGGGCGACGAAAAGCCAAAACCTCTACCGTCAGATGGTGGGGCGGGTGTTGCGTCCATGTGAGGGCAAAAGTGACGCGGTGCTGCTGGATTGCGCGGGGGTGGTGAACGAGTTGGGGTTACCCACCGACCCGATACGCCCCCGCCGAAAGCGGCAAATCGCGAACGGCATGAAACGGCGGTGCGAGGAGTGCGGCGGCGACAGAGTTTACCGCCGCGTCGTCAAAAGCCGCGCCTATTGGCAGTGTCCCGAATGCGGCCATTACGAAGCGATCGAGCCCAAAGGCTACGCCTGCGAGGGGTGCGGGCGCATATGGGGGAATGACGGGCGTTACAGCGCGAAAGACGGGAAGCTGCTGCTGCTTTGCGATTGCGGGCATGAGAGCGTCGTAAGCGAGGCGACCAGTGAAGAGGCGTTGCGGGCGATCTTCGACCCTGCCATCGTTGCGGCGGTGCAAAAGCGCGTCGTGGCGGGTTACGCCCTTTGGCTGATCGAAAAGAAGGGAGCGGCGTTCATCACCACGCCCGAGGCGGCGCGACAGATACGGACGCTTAACGCCTACGTCAAAGACCACCCTGACGCGGTGCCGCGATTTGAGGAAAGCATCGTAAGGCAGCCCGACGGGTGGCGCATTTTTCCGCGAGAGTATGAAATAGGCGCAAAAAGCGTTGAGAAGATGCGGGCGGCATTTTACAACGCCAACCGTTTCACTGAAGCGGCCCGCCTGCTTGACGAGCTGCTGCAGCTGGAAGGGAAGCCGCCCTTGAAGCGGTGGGTGATCGAAAAGACGTTGCAGCAGTTGGAAAGCTCACCTGTGGAGGGCATCGAGCGTATGACGGTCAAGCGGCTTAAAAATCTCTACTCCAAACGCAAAGACTGCAACACCATCGACACGTTCATCCCCTTCATCGAGGAGGAGCGGGGTGTTACGGCACTGCCCAAGCAAACCACATCAAACATAAAAGGAGAAAACCATGACCCGAAAATTTTACGCCATCGATGA
- a CDS encoding helix-turn-helix transcriptional regulator, producing the protein MENQKRWLNPKELAQEFGIAQSTQAKLRMEGKIPYSKIGNKFIRYDRREIDKWLEKNRVISA; encoded by the coding sequence ATGGAAAATCAAAAAAGATGGCTAAACCCGAAAGAACTTGCTCAAGAGTTTGGAATTGCCCAATCCACCCAAGCAAAGCTTCGCATGGAGGGGAAAATCCCCTATTCCAAAATCGGGAACAAATTCATTCGATATGACCGCCGCGAAATCGATAAATGGCTTGAAAAAAACAGAGTCATATCTGCATGA
- a CDS encoding HlyD family secretion protein produces the protein METLMLLTYAALCWAIFKIFKIPVNKWSLTTAVLGGVLLIGHLLMGMAYFHPASKKARIFYVTTQIVSNVRGKVIEVPVKPNVPIKKGEVLFKIDPTPYQAKVDEIKALLTFAQKRLQDVIKLRKRAGGSKFEIEEYKKQVAQYKAQLANAMFDLESCTVRAPSDGYVTHVRVRPGQMAVPFPFQPMMSFVNADTATLVAGFPQEPSSNIHVGDPAEAVFTAYPGMTFQGHVSKVLPVMAEGELKPGQDMVSFTRQLPPGLVPAIITLDKNISELGLPMGIDAEVAVYGAKEGYWSHVAIVRKILLRMITWSHFLRFH, from the coding sequence ATGGAAACCTTGATGCTGCTTACCTACGCCGCACTCTGCTGGGCGATTTTCAAAATCTTCAAAATTCCTGTGAACAAATGGTCGTTGACCACCGCGGTTCTTGGCGGCGTATTGCTGATCGGACACCTTTTGATGGGGATGGCCTACTTCCATCCCGCTTCCAAAAAGGCGCGTATCTTCTACGTCACGACCCAGATCGTCTCCAATGTCCGAGGCAAGGTCATTGAGGTGCCGGTCAAACCCAACGTTCCGATCAAAAAAGGCGAGGTACTTTTTAAAATCGACCCGACCCCTTACCAGGCGAAGGTGGACGAGATCAAAGCGCTGCTGACATTCGCCCAGAAGCGCCTGCAGGATGTGATCAAGCTGCGCAAACGGGCCGGCGGATCGAAATTCGAAATCGAAGAGTATAAAAAACAGGTAGCCCAGTACAAAGCGCAGCTTGCCAACGCCATGTTCGACCTCGAAAGCTGCACCGTGCGGGCACCCTCCGACGGGTATGTGACCCATGTGCGGGTGCGACCCGGCCAGATGGCGGTCCCTTTTCCCTTTCAGCCCATGATGAGCTTCGTCAACGCCGACACGGCCACGCTGGTTGCCGGATTCCCCCAGGAGCCTTCCAGCAATATCCACGTTGGAGATCCCGCCGAAGCGGTCTTTACCGCCTATCCGGGTATGACGTTTCAGGGACACGTCTCCAAAGTCCTGCCGGTCATGGCAGAAGGAGAGTTGAAACCGGGCCAGGATATGGTCTCCTTTACCCGTCAGCTTCCTCCGGGCCTGGTGCCCGCAATCATCACGCTGGACAAAAACATCAGCGAGCTTGGACTTCCTATGGGAATCGATGCTGAAGTGGCGGTTTACGGTGCCAAAGAGGGGTACTGGTCCCATGTCGCCATCGTGCGTAAGATTCTGTTGCGCATGATCACCTGGTCGCACTTCTTGCGATTCCATTGA
- a CDS encoding NADH-quinone oxidoreductase subunit N, with the protein MISAFSILLTSAILSPLLWRTEKMLKPSALLVTLIALLFSSKAVGLAGFAPSAAGTLFTLVLLIVLAAVILHTEEALTVTQTLFLGAAAVALLQSRSLLAFLIAFEAVSLVSVVLTSHIRTPEQAEGAVKIFVAGAVATGILMLGAFFYTLSGGRLLEPLTTTPNYYGTAGIVIMLLGLFYKLTIVPMHAWAADTYALVRSDHAALLAGAAKTAAALAAFLMFAPALKEMVSLSVPLLVTLALLTMTVGNFMALFQKRVAKILAWSSVAHAGYMLLGFAAVQSALAKTGLLYMVVAYLFMQSGVFLVLDRWRKEGKETLEEIAGFGTTHPLMALFFTVQLFSLAGIPLLAGFMGKAVLFYAGVDAGLWWAVLIALLNSALSVGYYIWVVRYLWFHETKEKKALVSEKGSVVAAQSLLLAGTLFFGIFAGVVFNAAG; encoded by the coding sequence GTGATCAGCGCTTTTTCGATTCTTTTGACATCGGCGATACTCTCGCCGCTGCTGTGGCGGACGGAGAAAATGCTCAAACCCTCCGCCCTGCTCGTGACGCTGATAGCCCTGCTCTTCTCATCGAAGGCGGTCGGCCTGGCCGGTTTCGCACCCTCCGCGGCCGGAACGCTTTTTACCCTTGTCTTGCTGATCGTTCTTGCCGCCGTCATCCTCCATACCGAAGAGGCCCTGACCGTCACGCAGACCCTTTTCCTCGGAGCCGCCGCCGTGGCACTGCTTCAGAGCCGGTCGCTTCTTGCTTTTCTTATCGCTTTCGAAGCGGTGAGCCTCGTATCGGTCGTGCTCACGAGCCATATCCGCACACCCGAGCAGGCCGAAGGCGCCGTGAAGATATTCGTCGCCGGCGCCGTGGCGACCGGCATACTGATGTTGGGGGCCTTTTTCTATACGTTGTCCGGGGGCCGGCTTCTGGAGCCGCTCACTACAACGCCGAACTATTACGGCACGGCGGGCATCGTCATCATGCTTTTGGGCCTCTTCTACAAACTCACCATCGTGCCGATGCATGCCTGGGCGGCGGACACCTACGCACTGGTACGCTCGGACCATGCCGCGCTGCTGGCGGGCGCCGCGAAGACCGCGGCGGCCCTGGCGGCGTTCTTGATGTTCGCACCGGCACTTAAAGAGATGGTCTCCCTTTCGGTGCCGCTTCTTGTTACTTTGGCGCTTCTTACGATGACGGTGGGCAATTTCATGGCGCTCTTTCAAAAAAGGGTCGCGAAAATCCTCGCCTGGTCCTCCGTGGCCCATGCCGGGTATATGCTTCTGGGATTTGCGGCAGTGCAAAGCGCTCTGGCCAAAACCGGCCTGCTCTACATGGTCGTCGCCTATCTCTTCATGCAAAGCGGCGTCTTTCTGGTTCTTGATAGGTGGCGCAAAGAGGGGAAAGAGACTCTCGAAGAGATCGCCGGTTTCGGTACCACCCACCCGCTCATGGCTCTCTTTTTCACGGTGCAGCTCTTTTCACTTGCCGGCATTCCACTGCTTGCGGGTTTCATGGGCAAAGCGGTTCTCTTCTACGCCGGCGTCGATGCGGGGCTCTGGTGGGCAGTGCTGATCGCACTTCTTAATTCCGCGCTCTCCGTAGGCTACTACATCTGGGTGGTCAGGTATCTCTGGTTCCACGAAACGAAGGAGAAAAAAGCGCTCGTTTCGGAAAAAGGGAGTGTGGTGGCTGCGCAGTCGCTGCTGCTGGCAGGTACGCTCTTTTTCGGCATCTTCGCGGGCGTCGTCTTCAACGCCGCCGGCTGA
- a CDS encoding HNH endonuclease signature motif containing protein, producing MILRRDGGLCQACKRQGVITPATIVDHIIEIKDGGCATCSDNLESLCASCHAKKTAEQRKEREGWG from the coding sequence ATGATACTAAGGCGTGACGGCGGTTTGTGCCAGGCATGCAAACGCCAAGGAGTCATAACGCCCGCAACTATTGTCGACCACATCATCGAGATCAAAGACGGTGGTTGCGCGACATGCTCCGACAACCTTGAGTCGCTTTGTGCTTCGTGCCATGCGAAGAAGACAGCGGAGCAAAGAAAAGAGAGGGAGGGGTGGGGTTGA
- a CDS encoding tyrosine-type recombinase/integrase, which yields MANKNQYSEKIEGIRGLKATPDFKRFRYRCKIDGQEFTKTFDYSDKEWTKRDRIRNARRAAEAFRDEKATNVTQIFSSDTKLDIIAKEYFDNACEQTEWTAHRKRQYELYIQPFIGKKPTGKIIRNDIDRIRASMEQAGRSKQNANGCSPRTIHKVLFQVLKPILVYAQENGAIDTVPAIKLPGKRQRKKTVTNGMEKLALLYHTVMKLYKNDPFYRALFLFAIQGRRWNEIRTLRWENIHFEHNYYTIEAQYNKIGEDQHYDLWHPIYEALESLEDRKGLIFKSPVTGKELHSPRKQLNRIKKASGMDNLTMHLFRHIAVTAMGENGVPGTVLSAALGHVNSATVDKHYRTINHLKGSKDATAALEKIIDVEVEE from the coding sequence ATGGCAAACAAAAACCAATATTCTGAAAAGATTGAAGGTATAAGAGGGCTAAAGGCTACACCCGACTTCAAACGGTTTCGATACCGTTGCAAAATAGATGGGCAAGAGTTTACAAAGACATTCGATTACTCAGATAAAGAATGGACTAAAAGAGACCGCATACGCAATGCAAGGAGAGCGGCAGAGGCTTTCAGGGATGAAAAAGCGACAAATGTTACACAAATCTTCAGCTCAGACACAAAGCTCGACATTATCGCAAAGGAATACTTTGATAACGCCTGCGAACAAACAGAGTGGACAGCACACCGCAAGCGGCAATATGAGCTTTATATTCAGCCTTTTATAGGAAAAAAGCCAACAGGCAAGATCATTCGCAACGATATTGACCGGATACGTGCTTCTATGGAGCAAGCAGGGCGAAGTAAACAGAATGCGAACGGATGCAGCCCCCGTACCATTCATAAAGTCTTGTTTCAGGTGCTAAAACCGATTTTAGTCTATGCCCAGGAAAACGGCGCCATCGATACCGTTCCAGCAATCAAGCTACCCGGCAAAAGACAGCGTAAAAAGACGGTGACAAACGGTATGGAGAAATTGGCCTTGCTCTATCATACCGTTATGAAGCTATACAAAAATGACCCCTTTTATCGGGCACTATTCCTTTTTGCCATACAGGGGCGGCGATGGAATGAAATCAGAACTCTGCGGTGGGAAAACATCCATTTTGAGCACAACTACTACACCATAGAAGCCCAATACAACAAAATTGGAGAAGACCAACATTATGATCTTTGGCACCCAATCTATGAAGCACTCGAATCGTTGGAGGATAGAAAGGGGCTGATATTCAAGTCACCTGTAACAGGGAAAGAGCTTCACAGTCCGCGTAAACAGCTAAACCGCATCAAAAAAGCTTCGGGCATGGATAACCTAACCATGCACCTATTCAGGCATATAGCCGTTACAGCAATGGGAGAAAACGGCGTACCGGGCACCGTACTATCCGCCGCACTTGGACACGTCAACAGCGCGACGGTAGACAAACACTATCGAACGATCAACCACCTCAAAGGCAGCAAGGATGCAACAGCGGCACTGGAGAAGATCATCGACGTGGAGGTGGAGGAATGA
- a CDS encoding TolC family protein, with protein MKNVKTIASSAAAVLVLGGCAHNVASLSEATKPLEGAVKTSERFVSPAETGKVSNEWVATFNDPILTDLVKEAQAHNPDLTVAAARVERAAALMRLSESGIYPRVDIKGSFTDRDGRKKDRAFFGPAVSWEPDIWGRVANLTASDAETMRAMAADYAWARQSLAADTARIWFRLNADRLLKAFMDEVVGIQEKALKVAKERESIGAGTQRDVHMVAAMTEESREMRQSFTSKEKLDAHALAILVGRYPDESITPKKLVPVPAPVPSGIPADLLNRRPDLIAARYRVAAAFHNEKAMELLKLPSFRFSFQAGYDHVEDTIAKLVGSLFMPVIDNGRIDARIAAATAEQKAAIAQYRATVLRAYRETEDALTKEKGFAIRYDYLSKMEKEYKKAYEMTMESYQIGEGTIIDVLIAQGKWIDAKVQRVQMHLYRLANRVNLHLALGGSFDAKPAWNTGYSAEKTSEKK; from the coding sequence ATGAAAAATGTCAAAACCATAGCCTCTTCCGCAGCAGCGGTGCTGGTATTGGGAGGATGCGCCCACAATGTGGCAAGTCTGTCCGAGGCGACGAAACCATTGGAGGGTGCCGTCAAAACCTCCGAGCGTTTCGTCTCTCCCGCGGAGACGGGAAAAGTTTCCAATGAGTGGGTCGCCACCTTCAACGACCCGATACTGACCGACCTCGTAAAAGAGGCCCAGGCCCACAATCCCGACCTCACCGTCGCCGCGGCGAGGGTCGAACGGGCAGCCGCTCTGATGCGACTGAGTGAAAGTGGCATCTACCCGAGAGTGGATATCAAAGGAAGCTTTACCGACCGAGACGGCAGGAAGAAGGATAGGGCCTTCTTCGGGCCAGCCGTCAGTTGGGAGCCCGACATCTGGGGCAGGGTAGCCAACCTGACCGCCTCCGACGCAGAGACGATGCGGGCCATGGCCGCCGACTACGCCTGGGCGCGCCAGTCTCTGGCGGCCGATACCGCACGCATCTGGTTCCGTCTCAATGCCGACCGTCTTCTCAAAGCCTTCATGGACGAGGTGGTCGGTATTCAGGAGAAGGCCCTGAAAGTAGCAAAAGAGCGTGAATCGATCGGTGCGGGTACCCAGCGGGATGTCCATATGGTCGCCGCCATGACCGAAGAGTCGAGGGAGATGCGCCAGTCCTTCACTTCAAAAGAGAAACTGGATGCTCACGCCCTGGCGATTCTGGTGGGACGCTATCCCGACGAATCGATCACTCCCAAAAAGCTGGTGCCGGTTCCCGCCCCCGTGCCATCCGGCATTCCCGCCGATCTACTCAATCGCAGGCCGGACCTGATTGCAGCCCGCTATCGTGTCGCCGCCGCCTTTCACAACGAAAAGGCGATGGAATTGCTCAAACTTCCCTCGTTTCGATTCAGTTTCCAGGCCGGGTACGACCATGTGGAAGATACGATCGCCAAACTGGTCGGATCTTTGTTCATGCCGGTCATCGACAATGGCCGCATCGACGCGCGAATCGCCGCGGCGACGGCCGAACAGAAAGCGGCTATCGCCCAGTATCGTGCCACGGTGCTTCGGGCCTATCGGGAAACGGAAGATGCGCTGACCAAAGAGAAGGGTTTCGCCATCCGGTACGACTATCTGAGCAAAATGGAAAAAGAGTACAAAAAAGCCTACGAAATGACGATGGAGAGTTACCAAATCGGTGAGGGGACCATCATCGACGTGCTGATCGCCCAGGGCAAGTGGATCGACGCGAAGGTCCAGCGGGTTCAGATGCACCTCTACCGCCTTGCCAACCGGGTCAACCTCCATCTGGCACTGGGAGGCAGTTTCGACGCCAAGCCGGCGTGGAACACCGGCTACAGTGCGGAGAAAACGTCGGAGAAAAAGTGA
- a CDS encoding DUF3302 domain-containing protein gives MHIEPRILDFVALGIFVVVAIFLVYLVIYIHDIPYEIAKKRNHPHREAIHAAGWVSLFLMHTIWPFLWIWAYLYNPKEGWGVEKVAVEPSEEFREQLKKLEALEKKVETLQAKLDRRESGKGEVA, from the coding sequence ATGCATATCGAGCCGAGAATACTCGATTTTGTCGCATTGGGAATCTTCGTCGTCGTGGCGATTTTTCTGGTCTATCTTGTCATCTACATCCACGACATACCCTACGAAATCGCCAAAAAGCGCAACCATCCCCACAGGGAGGCGATTCATGCGGCAGGCTGGGTGAGCCTTTTTCTGATGCACACCATCTGGCCCTTTCTGTGGATCTGGGCCTATCTCTACAACCCCAAAGAGGGATGGGGTGTGGAGAAGGTGGCGGTGGAGCCCTCCGAAGAGTTCCGTGAACAGCTCAAAAAACTGGAAGCGTTGGAAAAAAAGGTCGAAACCCTTCAGGCGAAGCTGGATAGACGCGAAAGCGGCAAAGGGGAGGTGGCCTGA
- a CDS encoding complex I subunit 4 family protein, with amino-acid sequence MSALIFIFGPILLAALVGWMGRKDGAWVRYVALALFTLLLAYALWLLRHVPHGGYLSLGEFLNVPAFKFALTLQVDTLSAIMLLLTATLLLLVGLSSWTIDRPGPYFALLILFSGPIVGVFATTSLLWFFIFWELTLVPMVFLVGIWGAERRIYAAVKFFLYTHFASMLILLAFFLIYAQSGVFDMTQLKESMLLTPALVWWLLFIGFAVKMPIFPFHTWLPDAHVQAPAPVSVLLAGVLLKMGAYAMIRMAMLMMPEQAHRHAWVVLTLGLITLFYAGFMAIYETHLKKMVAYSSISHMGLVTVAIATLGFGGLSAALFEMIGHALIISPLFLIAGFLHHRTGSWQMGDMGGLMQKAPWLSAVFVLAGLAALGLPGTAGFIGELSILIASIHRFGLWMAVVAIASMVGAGYIIWTFRRVIYGEISRAVETNDFSMNRVEFAALVIFSVLILWFGLFPSQLFSIINGAFDALHATGGAL; translated from the coding sequence ATGAGCGCCCTGATCTTCATCTTCGGTCCGATACTCCTCGCTGCCCTTGTCGGTTGGATGGGCCGAAAAGATGGCGCATGGGTCCGCTACGTCGCCCTGGCGCTTTTTACCCTGTTGCTGGCCTACGCGCTTTGGCTGCTTCGGCACGTCCCGCACGGGGGCTATCTTTCGCTCGGAGAATTCCTGAACGTGCCCGCCTTCAAATTCGCCCTGACATTGCAGGTCGATACACTCTCGGCCATCATGCTGCTTCTGACGGCGACGCTTCTGCTTCTGGTGGGGCTTTCGAGCTGGACGATCGACCGGCCGGGGCCCTATTTCGCACTTTTGATACTCTTTAGCGGCCCCATCGTCGGTGTTTTCGCCACGACCAGCCTGCTCTGGTTCTTCATCTTCTGGGAGCTTACGTTGGTGCCGATGGTTTTTCTGGTAGGCATCTGGGGCGCCGAGCGTCGTATCTACGCCGCCGTGAAGTTCTTCCTCTACACCCATTTCGCTTCGATGCTGATTTTGCTGGCCTTCTTTCTCATCTATGCCCAAAGCGGCGTGTTCGATATGACGCAGCTCAAGGAGTCGATGCTTCTTACGCCGGCACTCGTATGGTGGCTTCTTTTCATAGGTTTCGCCGTCAAAATGCCGATTTTTCCCTTTCATACATGGCTGCCGGACGCCCACGTCCAGGCACCCGCTCCGGTTTCGGTCCTGCTGGCGGGCGTGTTGCTCAAAATGGGGGCCTACGCGATGATTCGCATGGCGATGCTGATGATGCCCGAACAGGCCCATCGCCATGCATGGGTCGTACTGACGCTCGGGCTCATCACACTCTTTTACGCGGGATTCATGGCCATCTACGAAACCCATCTGAAAAAGATGGTGGCTTACAGCTCCATCTCCCACATGGGGCTTGTGACGGTGGCCATCGCCACTTTGGGTTTCGGCGGACTGAGTGCCGCGCTCTTTGAAATGATCGGCCACGCCCTCATCATCTCTCCCCTCTTTCTTATCGCCGGTTTTCTCCACCACCGGACGGGAAGCTGGCAGATGGGCGACATGGGCGGGCTGATGCAAAAAGCCCCCTGGCTCTCCGCCGTTTTCGTGCTCGCGGGCCTGGCGGCGCTGGGTTTGCCCGGAACCGCCGGGTTCATTGGAGAACTTTCGATTCTCATCGCCTCCATCCATCGGTTCGGCCTCTGGATGGCTGTCGTCGCCATCGCCTCCATGGTCGGGGCGGGCTATATCATCTGGACATTCCGACGGGTCATCTACGGGGAGATATCACGGGCTGTCGAAACGAACGATTTCTCCATGAACCGGGTCGAGTTCGCGGCTTTGGTGATATTTTCGGTGCTGATTCTGTGGTTCGGACTCTTTCCATCCCAGCTCTTTAGCATCATCAACGGTGCCTTCGACGCACTGCACGCCACGGGAGGTGCCCTGTGA